ATCAAACCCGCCGCTGGAATCCCAAAATGTCGCGCTATATCTTCACTGAGCGTAACGGCGTTCACATCATCGACTTAGTGCAGACCGCTCAACTGATAGAAAATGCGTATGATTATATGCGGACTTCTTCAGAGCAGGGCAAGAAAGTTCTGTTTGTGGGCACAAAGCGTCAAGCTGCCGGTATTATCGCTCAAGAAGCTTTACGCTGCGGCGCATACTTCGTTAACCAACGCTGGTTGGGGGGAATGCTCACCAACTGGACGACGATCAAAAGTCGCGTAGATCGTTTGAAAGAACTCGAACGCCTGGAAGAAACCGGCGCACTCGATCTGCGACCCAAAAAAGAAGCCTCCATGCTGCGCCGCGAACTCGGCAAATTGCAGAAATATTTGGGCGGCATCAAAAGTATGCGGAAAATTCCAGATATCGTGGTGATCGTAGACCAGAAGCGGGAATACAACGCAGTACAAGAGTGCCAGAAGTTAGATATCCCTATTGTGTCGCTGTTAGATACGAACTGCGATCCCGATGTGGTAGATATCCCGATTCCGGCCAATGACGATGCCATCCGGTCGATTAAGCTAATATTAGGCAAACTCGCTGATGCCATCTATGAAGGGCGTCATGGTGAACTCGACACCGTAGCCGAAGAAGACTACGAGGACTACGGAGATGACGAGTTCGATGATGACGAGAGCTATGAAGGCGACTCGGATACCGAAGAGGAAGAGGAAACTCAGGA
Above is a window of Microcoleus sp. FACHB-672 DNA encoding:
- the rpsB gene encoding 30S ribosomal protein S2, with product MAVVSLAQLLESGVHFGHQTRRWNPKMSRYIFTERNGVHIIDLVQTAQLIENAYDYMRTSSEQGKKVLFVGTKRQAAGIIAQEALRCGAYFVNQRWLGGMLTNWTTIKSRVDRLKELERLEETGALDLRPKKEASMLRRELGKLQKYLGGIKSMRKIPDIVVIVDQKREYNAVQECQKLDIPIVSLLDTNCDPDVVDIPIPANDDAIRSIKLILGKLADAIYEGRHGELDTVAEEDYEDYGDDEFDDDESYEGDSDTEEEEETQE